The Methanothrix soehngenii GP6 genome has a window encoding:
- a CDS encoding cation-translocating P-type ATPase: MNDLDGLTSKEVVERQSQYGPNALPQTRHRLIRLILRQFSGIFNLLLLAASAVTFALGEVIDGAFILFFVFLGTALNLYQEYKSNAAADKLKSYFVRSITVRRDGKDQEVPVVEIVPGDILNLESGDIVPADAIVRRAHNLLVDETTFTGESIPVSKQAADSSMQEADDEHRLLQGVVIVRGNALALVTETGNKTRFAAIAKTASEVQAESELTKGIDRISTFILRTTIITLLFIILANVLIEGKSTDIPQLLIFAIALAVSVIPEALPLVLTFSLSRGALQLAKRDVIVKRLSSVQDLGSVNLLCTDKTGTITENRLVYQGNYLDPDSRFHPLLLARLAAHGLEERSPEPFDRAADEALTPEQRKELEAFRILQEEAFDPALRSNGAIVSLKDGLQLHIRRGSPEYFFDQGLVNRDRLGSWLAEEENHGRRVLGVSYDDGSGPRFAGFVSFVDNLKDTTIETIDLARELNVAITIITGDALKVAEAVGREAGLVSSSDEVIRAAEFLALPAQEQHKRIGKIRVFARTTPEQKLQLIAQLKEQYTVGFLGEGINDAPALKAAHVSMVVQSAADVARETADIVLVKNDLRVIVDGIRLGRETHANTLKYIRATLVSNFGNFYAVAIGSLFITFLPMLPKQLLLLNLLSDFPMMAIAFDRVSAKEVSRAQSYDFRSLYIIFITLGLVSTVFDFIYFALFYRISPEVLQTNWFIASVITELLLMVSIRSMLPIEKAGWPAPIVVLISALAFVITLALPLIPQTAALFEFTMPTLDHLALIMGLAVLYLIATEVVKRPIARFLNKDQ; encoded by the coding sequence AGCGCCAAAGCCAATATGGGCCCAACGCATTACCCCAGACTCGACATCGTTTGATTCGGCTCATCCTGCGCCAGTTTTCGGGAATCTTCAACTTGCTGCTCCTGGCCGCATCAGCGGTGACCTTTGCATTGGGCGAGGTGATTGACGGTGCATTTATCCTGTTCTTTGTATTCCTTGGAACCGCCTTAAATTTATATCAAGAGTATAAATCAAATGCAGCAGCGGATAAGCTCAAGTCCTATTTCGTCCGCTCGATAACCGTTCGACGGGATGGCAAAGATCAAGAGGTCCCCGTGGTTGAGATCGTTCCAGGAGATATACTGAACCTGGAGTCCGGCGATATAGTCCCTGCGGATGCCATAGTTCGAAGGGCGCATAATCTGCTGGTTGACGAGACGACCTTTACAGGTGAGAGCATTCCGGTATCCAAACAGGCTGCCGATTCATCAATGCAAGAAGCAGATGACGAACACCGCCTCCTGCAGGGAGTGGTTATTGTGCGCGGCAACGCCCTGGCTCTGGTCACTGAAACCGGCAATAAGACTCGCTTTGCCGCGATTGCCAAGACCGCCTCCGAGGTTCAGGCGGAAAGCGAGCTTACAAAGGGCATCGACCGCATCAGCACCTTCATACTGCGAACAACCATCATCACTCTGCTGTTCATCATCCTGGCAAATGTGCTGATCGAGGGCAAGAGCACCGATATTCCCCAGCTTCTGATATTTGCAATCGCCCTGGCAGTCTCGGTAATTCCCGAGGCCCTGCCCCTGGTCCTGACGTTTTCCCTCTCTCGGGGAGCCCTCCAGCTGGCCAAACGCGACGTGATAGTCAAACGTCTCTCCTCAGTGCAGGATCTGGGATCGGTGAACCTGCTATGCACTGATAAGACCGGCACCATCACTGAGAACCGCCTGGTCTACCAGGGAAATTACCTGGATCCCGACTCCCGCTTCCATCCACTGCTGCTGGCCCGTCTGGCTGCTCACGGCCTTGAAGAGCGCAGTCCAGAGCCGTTTGATCGAGCTGCAGACGAGGCTCTCACCCCTGAGCAGAGAAAGGAACTGGAGGCTTTCAGGATTCTGCAGGAGGAGGCATTCGATCCCGCTCTGCGCAGCAATGGGGCGATAGTCAGCCTGAAAGACGGCTTACAGCTTCATATCCGCCGGGGCAGCCCGGAGTACTTCTTCGATCAGGGGCTGGTCAACAGGGATCGACTGGGATCATGGCTGGCGGAGGAGGAGAATCACGGCCGGAGGGTTTTGGGTGTCAGCTATGATGATGGCAGTGGACCTCGATTTGCCGGTTTTGTATCCTTTGTTGATAACCTGAAGGACACAACCATCGAGACCATCGATCTAGCCAGGGAGCTGAATGTGGCCATCACGATCATCACTGGCGATGCCCTCAAAGTGGCAGAAGCAGTGGGTAGGGAGGCTGGTCTGGTATCAAGCAGCGATGAGGTTATACGGGCAGCGGAGTTTTTGGCCCTTCCTGCCCAGGAGCAGCATAAACGTATCGGCAAGATTCGGGTCTTCGCTCGCACCACTCCCGAGCAGAAGTTGCAGCTGATAGCGCAGCTCAAAGAGCAGTATACAGTCGGCTTTTTAGGCGAGGGGATAAACGATGCCCCAGCGCTGAAGGCGGCCCATGTCTCAATGGTGGTACAATCGGCGGCAGATGTGGCCCGTGAGACTGCCGATATAGTCCTGGTGAAAAACGACCTGCGGGTCATTGTCGACGGCATACGCCTCGGGCGGGAGACGCATGCCAACACACTGAAATACATCCGGGCGACCCTTGTCTCCAACTTCGGAAACTTCTATGCCGTAGCCATCGGATCGCTGTTCATCACCTTTCTGCCCATGCTGCCAAAACAGCTTCTGCTCCTCAACCTCCTCTCGGATTTCCCGATGATGGCCATAGCCTTTGACCGGGTCTCGGCAAAAGAGGTGTCACGGGCGCAGAGCTACGACTTCCGGTCGCTCTATATTATTTTTATCACATTGGGGCTGGTCAGCACCGTATTTGATTTCATATACTTTGCGCTGTTCTATCGCATATCGCCTGAAGTGCTTCAGACCAACTGGTTCATCGCCAGCGTGATCACCGAGCTGTTGCTCATGGTCTCCATCCGGTCCATGCTGCCGATAGAGAAGGCTGGCTGGCCCGCGCCGATCGTTGTGCTCATCTCAGCTCTGGCTTTCGTAATCACCCTCGCATTGCCGTTGATTCCTCAGACTGCCGCTCTCTTTGAGTTCACCATGCCGACATTAGATCATCTGGCTCTCATCATGGGGCTTGCTGTGCTTTACCTCATCGCCACCGAGGTTGTTAAGCGGCCGATCGCCCGTTTCCTGAACAAGGACCAGTGA